The Vitis vinifera cultivar Pinot Noir 40024 chromosome 3, ASM3070453v1 region CCCTACCAGGACTCGAACCTAGAGTCTCCCCATCCCAACTTTAATCCCTTGccacttgagccaagcctcaagggaaattcttattttccattttttgttattcaaataattatttttgcaaGTAATCTGCTGGTTGAGGAAgatactttgaaattttgacatTCTGCAATTTTGTTCTAAAGTTTCCCAATTTTGTAGTTCATATGCAAATTATTTGAGCTTTAATTTGATTTGTGAATggtttggaaattttttttgtcttatagaTGCTTTGATGAATTATGTGACTTTGGTGGATCACTGAAAGATATTTGTACAAAATCACTTGTTTAACTACTTTAAAAAGGGGATTTCTCTCATTTGTAGTTAATTCCTTTTTGGATTCAGAAAATTGGTTTGGACAAGGTcgcctataaaaaaatattggtttgtACAATGTCATGACTAATTCTCAAGTTTTCTTAGTTGCTTTATGGCTGACTACTTCTTGTTGTTTAACAGGGGGCAGGGCATTTGTACATGAGGCATCTGCGTCCATTCCTTTTGAGGCATCAAGCTAAACTTGATCAAATTATGGGGCTTTTATATGGTGAAATGGTAAGACTCAGGTTTCATTTGATGTTATTCTGGTGAAAATTGATTGTTAAGCCCTGATTACCTTGGCAATACTGCTCGAACTAGGTAGGGTAAGAAAATCATTTACTTCAGATCAGCAAAAACCCTTGGTGTCAGGTTGAGGAATGATGGTGTACTTGCCATGCCAAATCCCTTTTTTGCTCCTATACTTTCTTCCACAAATAAGGAATCCTGGAAACCTAAGGGCTTTTCAGTGTTAAAATACCCAGTGTACCAGGATGTCTTGGTTGTAACATGTTTGGATATTGAGTGGCATAGGTTGGATAATCCCCTTAGAATTCGTTAATGCCACTCCATTTATTGGTTCAAATTTGGGTGATCTATTCTTTCTCCTGTGCTTTGCCATGCTTCTATGAATTGCAAATTCAAGATTTTTGATAGTTAGTGTGGATTTGCAGGCTAAATTTATTAGTCTACACCAAGCAGAAATCCAGTTGGCAAGGACATTTGTCATGAAGGTTTTGGCAGGAGGTATGGATGTGAACCCACAGGGGTTATGTATGCCCCTGGATGGAAAACCGAATATTGGTTACTGCTTTAATATGTgaaattttagttattattctttatatttctcCAAATAATTCAAGGAATCCTGTCACTTTAACACACTATTCAACTTTACATTCTCAACTCTCAACAACTTTGAATATACTGCTCTATTTAATTAATATCTTTTGtcatacttatttttaattacacaATCCTATAATATATGTTACTATATCAACTAAGACATGATTTCTATCTTTTGGAGCATGCCATTTCTATATAAATAGATGCATTAGTGTATGAATAACAGGCTGATTCTATATCTATGattagagtttttctttttgttaccatttttgttttttgtaataTCTATTTTCTTGCTTTTAATCAGTCCGAGATATCATTCACTCAGACGTAAAGCAAGTGACTGGCGCGATCGAGGGTCCAACGACCAGACGGACGCATGACTCAACAACAACCCAACCAACGCATGATTCAGTGATTGAGAACCCCACAACAGGGAGACAAACACAGGACTCAGAATCCAACCATGAAGAATGATGCCGTCTTCGACGAAGAAGCAAAAGTCAATCTTTGCTCCCTACCAGAAATTTGTAGCAAATAATTTCCATCTTCGAAGAAGCAAAAACCAATCTTTGCACCCTACCAGAAATTTGtggcaaatttttttttttgtgtttgataGGGCTTTGGGCATATTGATAAGAGTACAAAAATTTGTGAATGGAATTGGGTTTTAAGCTGTAAATTTATGGGTTTGCTGGTGTAGTTTTAGCTTATTGTATCTATAAATGGTTGAATGCATGAAACTGAAAATCAGATATTGCTGTAAAGCCTGAACATTTGTGGACTTGGTGATTGATtcgaaacctttttttttttcacacaatCAAGGTGTTAAAAGAAATATGCATGGTGGGATGGCGGAGCTATTTTTGAATATCGTTTGTCATGTCATGCTCCATAATAAAGAGAAGAGTAGGCATGAGGAATCATAGAGAGGTTCCATgttcaaa contains the following coding sequences:
- the LOC100855164 gene encoding HVA22-like protein k isoform X1, producing the protein MALFGSNVSSEVGLRLLLCPLGSNVVVRTACCSVGIVFPVYSTFKAIEKKDQNEQQRWLVYWAAYGSFSLAEAFADKVLYWFPLYYHMKFAFLVWLQLPSTDGAGHLYMRHLRPFLLRHQAKLDQIMGLLYGEMAKFISLHQAEIQLARTFVMKVLAGVRDIIHSDVKQVTGAIEGPTTRRTHDSTTTQPTHDSVIENPTTGRQTQDSESNHEE
- the LOC100855164 gene encoding HVA22-like protein k isoform X4, with the translated sequence MVNSKFSCSVGIVFPVYSTFKAIEKKDQNEQQRWLVYWAAYGSFSLAEAFADKVLYWFPLYYHMKFAFLVWLQLPSTDGAGHLYMRHLRPFLLRHQAKLDQIMGLLYGEMAKFISLHQAEIQLARTFVMKVLAGDVKQVTGAIEGPTTRRTHDSTTTQPTHDSVIENPTTGRQTQDSESNHEE
- the LOC100855164 gene encoding HVA22-like protein k isoform X3, with the translated sequence MVNSKFSCSVGIVFPVYSTFKAIEKKDQNEQQRWLVYWAAYGSFSLAEAFADKVLYWFPLYYHMKFAFLVWLQLPSTDGAGHLYMRHLRPFLLRHQAKLDQIMGLLYGEMAKFISLHQAEIQLARTFVMKVLAGVRDIIHSDVKQVTGAIEGPTTRRTHDSTTTQPTHDSVIENPTTGRQTQDSESNHEE
- the LOC100855164 gene encoding HVA22-like protein k isoform X5 gives rise to the protein MSQARLDCGCSFVHLVPMLWSEQHAYGSFSLAEAFADKVLYWFPLYYHMKFAFLVWLQLPSTDGAGHLYMRHLRPFLLRHQAKLDQIMGLLYGEMAKFISLHQAEIQLARTFVMKVLAGVRDIIHSDVKQVTGAIEGPTTRRTHDSTTTQPTHDSVIENPTTGRQTQDSESNHEE
- the LOC100855164 gene encoding HVA22-like protein k isoform X2, encoding MALFGSNVSSEVGLRLLLCPLGSNVVVRTACCSVGIVFPVYSTFKAIEKKDQNEQQRWLVYWAAYGSFSLAEAFADKVLYWFPLYYHMKFAFLVWLQLPSTDGAGHLYMRHLRPFLLRHQAKLDQIMGLLYGEMAKFISLHQAEIQLARTFVMKVLAGDVKQVTGAIEGPTTRRTHDSTTTQPTHDSVIENPTTGRQTQDSESNHEE